One window from the genome of Paenibacillus azoreducens encodes:
- a CDS encoding DUF2225 domain-containing protein, producing the protein MELEPLYSIKVTCHYCEHEFETSRVRPSFKKAIRRDSDFCAYYKNENPDYYVVRVCPQCGFASTENSTERLNDVQRKQFAEQINSRWIERDFSGHREWGTALEAYKLGLLVAQTIGEKERIVASLLHHIAWMYRYKGNEEQEQRFLRYCLESYIKVYELEGVGANNARLLYLIGELNRRTGDFSQAVKWFSKVINDKNIVDAAMIRASREQWGVLREQMLARKMELPEEMSPA; encoded by the coding sequence GTGGAATTAGAACCTCTTTACTCTATTAAAGTGACTTGTCATTACTGCGAACATGAGTTTGAAACGTCAAGGGTTCGTCCCAGCTTCAAAAAAGCGATTCGAAGAGATTCCGATTTCTGTGCGTATTACAAAAACGAAAACCCGGATTATTACGTTGTCAGGGTTTGCCCCCAATGCGGTTTCGCTTCCACGGAGAATTCAACAGAGCGGTTGAACGACGTACAAAGGAAACAATTCGCCGAACAGATCAACAGCCGCTGGATTGAACGTGATTTTAGCGGTCACAGGGAATGGGGAACCGCCCTTGAAGCGTATAAGCTGGGGCTGCTTGTAGCGCAAACGATCGGTGAAAAGGAGCGGATTGTTGCGAGCCTGCTTCATCACATCGCTTGGATGTACCGTTACAAAGGGAATGAGGAGCAGGAGCAGCGCTTCTTGAGGTACTGTCTGGAATCATACATAAAAGTTTACGAGCTGGAAGGGGTAGGCGCGAACAATGCGCGGCTGCTTTATTTGATCGGGGAGCTGAACCGCAGAACCGGAGATTTTAGCCAGGCTGTCAAATGGTTCTCCAAGGTCATCAACGATAAAAATATCGTCGATGCGGCCATGATCCGTGCCTCCCGCGAACAATGGGGCGTACTCCGCGAACAGATGCTGGCGCGTAAAATGGAGCTGCCTGAGGAAATGAGCCCGGCCTGA
- the ylbJ gene encoding sporulation integral membrane protein YlbJ → MSVNKLGLPLMIGSLAGLLLLMMLFPGAYLESALRGLAIWWDVLFPSLFPFFIISEMMLGFGVVHLFGTLLDPLMKPLFRIPGSGGFVAAMGYVSGYPIGAKLTAKLWEQNMVTRDEGERLVAFTTSSDPIFLIGAVSVGFFHNPKIAVILALAHYGGGLLIGLLMRFHGRQKPSTASAAAGPGGNMLQGSKAKGSRIQRAFAAMHQARMQDGRNIGEMLRQAVESSLKLIIVVGGLVVFFSVFLELLTQVGVLKSLYLLLDQILLAIGFPASLSEALIGGLFEVTLGARSAGEAASSIPLPFKAAAAAFVLSWGGLSVHAQIASILHATNLRYLPFMLARLVHGVIASALVMVLWNPVMGRMMPAPAFNHSIPSTPMWVPEALADRIAYFCILIAFMTAASLLWGWIRLAWRRLQRGPLK, encoded by the coding sequence ATGTCCGTAAACAAGCTGGGTCTTCCGCTCATGATTGGTTCCCTTGCCGGATTGCTCCTGCTTATGATGCTTTTTCCGGGCGCTTATCTTGAATCCGCCTTACGTGGACTGGCCATTTGGTGGGACGTCCTTTTTCCTTCCCTGTTCCCTTTTTTTATTATTTCCGAAATGATGCTTGGTTTCGGTGTCGTGCATCTGTTTGGGACATTGCTCGATCCGCTGATGAAGCCGCTTTTCCGGATTCCGGGAAGCGGGGGTTTTGTCGCGGCGATGGGTTATGTTTCAGGTTATCCCATCGGCGCCAAGCTGACGGCCAAGCTGTGGGAACAGAATATGGTTACACGGGATGAAGGAGAGCGTCTGGTGGCCTTCACCACGTCATCCGACCCTATTTTTCTGATCGGGGCTGTGTCCGTCGGATTTTTTCATAATCCCAAGATCGCGGTGATTCTGGCTCTCGCCCACTATGGCGGCGGGCTGCTGATCGGGCTGCTCATGCGTTTTCACGGCAGGCAGAAGCCTTCAACGGCATCGGCAGCTGCCGGACCAGGGGGAAACATGCTGCAGGGAAGCAAGGCCAAGGGAAGCCGGATTCAGAGAGCTTTTGCCGCCATGCACCAGGCAAGGATGCAGGATGGCCGCAATATCGGGGAGATGCTTCGTCAGGCCGTGGAATCCTCTTTAAAGCTTATTATTGTCGTAGGAGGTCTGGTTGTATTCTTTTCCGTGTTTTTGGAACTTCTGACTCAAGTCGGCGTCTTGAAAAGTTTGTATCTTCTTCTTGATCAAATCCTATTGGCGATCGGTTTTCCCGCTTCGCTGTCGGAAGCGTTGATCGGAGGGCTTTTCGAAGTGACGCTTGGGGCCCGTTCCGCCGGAGAGGCGGCTTCCTCGATTCCTTTGCCATTCAAGGCAGCCGCAGCGGCTTTTGTTTTATCCTGGGGAGGACTTTCCGTCCATGCGCAAATCGCAAGCATATTGCATGCCACCAACTTGCGTTATCTGCCTTTTATGCTGGCGCGCCTGGTTCACGGCGTCATCGCGTCAGCGCTGGTAATGGTATTATGGAACCCGGTCATGGGCAGAATGATGCCTGCTCCCGCTTTCAATCACAGTATCCCTAGCACTCCAATGTGGGTGCCTGAGGCATTAGCCGACCGGATCGCTTACTTTTGCATCCTCATCGCTTTTATGACTGCGGCCTCGTTGCTGTGGGGCTGGATTCGCTTGGCGTGGCGGCGGCTGCAGCGCGGTCCGCTTAAATGA
- a CDS encoding NAD kinase — protein sequence MRYYVLDRGDQLSVDLSEQFHKLAAERGFRLDAESPEIVISIGGDGTMLHAFHTFIDHIPDIAFVGVHTGHLGFYADWQADELPQLIELMGSAGNSGSIRPRIVKYPLLELEIHRKSGNASYIALNEFTLKGVDGTVVAQVDINDQTFEMFRGDGICISTPSGSTAYNKSLGGAMVHPTIEALQIAEIASINNRVFRTMGSPLLLPKHHHTDIFSRKEQRLLLTIDHVNIQVDDLISVRCQVAKEKVSFARFRPFPFWNRVREAFLG from the coding sequence TTGAGATATTATGTTCTGGATCGCGGCGATCAGTTATCCGTCGATTTAAGCGAGCAGTTCCATAAGTTAGCCGCCGAGCGCGGATTTCGTTTGGATGCCGAATCGCCTGAGATTGTCATCTCGATTGGCGGGGACGGCACGATGCTTCATGCCTTCCATACGTTTATCGATCATATTCCCGATATCGCTTTTGTGGGCGTTCATACGGGCCATCTTGGATTCTATGCCGATTGGCAGGCAGATGAACTGCCCCAACTAATCGAACTCATGGGCTCGGCCGGCAATTCCGGCTCGATTCGTCCGCGGATTGTCAAATACCCGCTTCTGGAGCTGGAGATTCACAGAAAATCGGGAAATGCTTCTTATATCGCATTGAATGAATTTACACTCAAAGGCGTGGATGGGACGGTTGTAGCCCAGGTGGATATTAATGACCAAACTTTCGAGATGTTCCGGGGCGACGGAATCTGCATTTCGACTCCGTCCGGCAGTACGGCATACAATAAAAGCCTTGGCGGGGCCATGGTTCATCCAACGATTGAGGCGCTGCAAATTGCGGAAATCGCTTCGATCAACAACCGCGTGTTCCGAACGATGGGTTCCCCGCTGCTGCTTCCCAAACATCATCATACGGATATATTTTCGCGCAAAGAACAGCGGCTGCTGCTCACCATTGATCACGTCAACATCCAGGTGGACGATTTGATTTCGGTTCGATGCCAGGTGGCGAAGGAGAAAGTGAGCTTTGCGCGCTTCCGCCCGTTCCCCTTCTGGAACCGGGTCAGAGAAGCTTTTCTGGGTTAA
- a CDS encoding YutD family protein, translated as MILIGGKSYELLKDHKNGWNPEAFRDRYSEVLDRYDYIIGDWGYNQLRLKGFYRDKHPKATKDTAFSSIVDYINEYCNFGCAYFVLQKNREVQSKEKDKEKNEKIKSGSQ; from the coding sequence TTGATCCTGATAGGCGGAAAAAGCTACGAACTGCTGAAAGACCATAAAAACGGCTGGAACCCCGAAGCCTTTCGCGATCGTTACAGCGAAGTGCTGGACCGCTATGATTACATCATTGGAGACTGGGGTTATAACCAGCTCAGATTGAAGGGGTTTTACCGGGATAAGCATCCCAAAGCCACTAAGGACACGGCCTTTTCCAGTATAGTGGACTACATCAACGAATATTGCAATTTTGGCTGCGCCTATTTTGTTCTGCAGAAGAACCGGGAGGTTCAGTCGAAGGAGAAGGACAAAGAAAAGAACGAGAAAATAAAAAGCGGTTCCCAATAA
- the lipA gene encoding lipoyl synthase, which produces MPNQTTKEPKPDWIRIKLTTGENYQEIKSMMRSKTLHTVCEEARCPNIYECWANRTATFMILGDICTRACRFCAVNTGRPTELDLLEPERVAEAAENMGLNHCVITSVARDDLSDGGASIFAETIKAVRKRLPLCSVEVLIPDFMGNWDALKVVMDAKPDILNHNIETVKRMSNRVRAKAKYERSLELLKKAKEMQPNIPTKSSIMLGVGEEWDEILEAMDDLRAIDCDIMTIGQYLQPTPQHLNVVKYYHPDEFAKLKEEGMKRGFSHVESGPLVRSSYHAHEQVKSAASNK; this is translated from the coding sequence TTGCCTAATCAAACCACCAAGGAACCAAAACCGGATTGGATTCGGATCAAGTTAACAACCGGTGAGAACTATCAGGAAATCAAGAGCATGATGCGCTCCAAAACACTGCATACCGTGTGTGAAGAAGCGCGTTGCCCTAACATATATGAATGCTGGGCTAATCGTACGGCGACGTTTATGATTCTTGGCGATATTTGTACGCGTGCATGCCGTTTCTGTGCGGTTAATACGGGAAGACCTACTGAGCTGGACTTGCTTGAGCCTGAACGTGTTGCCGAAGCCGCCGAAAATATGGGATTGAATCATTGCGTCATTACCAGCGTCGCGCGGGATGATCTTTCTGACGGAGGCGCGAGCATTTTTGCCGAAACGATCAAGGCTGTCCGCAAACGTCTGCCTCTGTGCAGCGTCGAGGTTCTGATTCCCGACTTTATGGGAAATTGGGATGCTTTGAAAGTGGTCATGGACGCTAAACCGGATATTCTGAACCACAACATCGAAACTGTAAAACGGATGTCGAACCGTGTCCGTGCGAAAGCGAAATATGAGCGATCCTTGGAGCTTTTGAAAAAAGCAAAAGAGATGCAGCCTAATATTCCCACCAAATCGAGTATCATGCTAGGTGTTGGCGAGGAATGGGATGAAATTTTGGAAGCGATGGATGATTTGCGTGCCATTGACTGCGATATTATGACAATCGGCCAATATTTGCAGCCTACTCCGCAGCATTTGAATGTTGTAAAATACTATCATCCCGATGAGTTTGCCAAGCTGAAGGAAGAAGGCATGAAGAGAGGATTCAGTCACGTTGAATCCGGACCGCTTGTCCGCAGCTCCTACCATGCGCATGAGCAGGTAAAATCGGCGGCAAGCAACAAATAA
- a CDS encoding M23 family metallopeptidase: MRISKSKTGNIRRSMICAAAAVIVFGAAASPARGASEPQPTKAAEALDKLSQEEILVARKQLYDRMAAVTHIPWYRLAAIDQYEHTLTKVHPKDRNHPKRLTGIFMNEPLWSGMLNPDQKDSNPRSISIFNGYGKDGSGDGQADMNNDMDVLYSMSSYLLKYGQSEDDFSIALWEYYHNSRSVQRILQFSRLYEKFQQIDLSGHAFPLPISNSYSYRSTWGTGRSWGGNRIHEGTDIFAPYGTPVRSTCYGIVELKGWNPFGGWRIGIRDLQNRYHYYAHLSGYEKSINKDDIVIPGQRIGWVGSSGYGKPGTQGKFPPHLHYGIYRDSGLVEWSFDPYPLLRHWESAERKALKEKKKEHY; the protein is encoded by the coding sequence ATGAGAATTTCTAAATCAAAAACGGGAAACATCCGCCGTTCAATGATTTGCGCTGCTGCTGCGGTGATTGTTTTCGGAGCTGCGGCTTCTCCTGCACGCGGGGCTTCAGAACCCCAACCGACTAAGGCTGCCGAAGCACTGGACAAGTTAAGCCAAGAGGAGATCCTTGTTGCAAGAAAACAACTTTACGATCGCATGGCGGCAGTCACCCATATCCCATGGTACCGTCTTGCGGCAATCGATCAATACGAGCATACGCTCACGAAAGTACACCCGAAGGATCGGAATCATCCGAAGCGATTAACAGGCATTTTCATGAATGAACCATTATGGAGCGGCATGCTTAATCCTGATCAAAAAGATAGCAATCCGCGCTCCATCAGCATTTTTAACGGTTATGGCAAAGACGGTTCGGGTGACGGACAAGCGGATATGAACAATGATATGGATGTGCTCTACAGCATGTCCTCCTACCTTCTTAAATACGGTCAATCCGAAGATGATTTCAGCATTGCCTTGTGGGAATATTATCACAACAGCCGTTCCGTCCAGCGTATTCTGCAGTTTTCCCGGCTGTATGAAAAATTTCAACAGATCGATCTGTCAGGGCACGCTTTCCCGCTTCCCATCTCCAATTCGTATTCATATCGCAGCACATGGGGTACCGGCAGAAGTTGGGGTGGAAACCGTATCCATGAGGGAACCGATATTTTCGCGCCATACGGTACGCCCGTGCGAAGCACCTGCTATGGCATCGTGGAGCTGAAAGGCTGGAACCCCTTTGGCGGGTGGAGAATCGGGATTCGCGATCTGCAGAACCGCTACCACTATTACGCCCATCTCTCCGGCTACGAGAAGAGCATTAACAAGGACGACATCGTCATCCCCGGTCAACGGATCGGGTGGGTCGGAAGCTCGGGTTATGGAAAGCCAGGAACGCAGGGGAAATTTCCTCCGCATCTGCATTATGGCATTTACAGGGACAGCGGGCTAGTCGAATGGTCTTTCGATCCTTATCCTCTGCTTCGCCATTGGGAATCGGCAGAACGCAAAGCGCTTAAAGAAAAGAAAAAGGAACATTATTAA
- the yunB gene encoding sporulation protein YunB: MRRRARWRSRGVNNQSSRRKVWLIGTLVLSILLLQFLAYVENHMKPPIMHLAKIRMKQIGTDAINEAIASQVAKGEDAQQLIDWKMDSSGKVSGFMLNAAEHMKITSDTFKVVQDTLQNKHMLSESIPLGQALGSPILASFGPNIPIRIEPQGAVKVDLNTREKDAGINMVLVEVYIHVTVEVAVVIPFDMEPEVIDTEIPVSYLMVVGDVPMYYYNSQGQPIGNNGINAPNIALPGITNKGAAGHGDQGQGGLAVPGISSGENGGTKEKAGSTESK; this comes from the coding sequence ATGAGAAGAAGGGCGAGATGGCGGAGCAGGGGTGTGAATAACCAGAGCAGCAGGCGCAAGGTATGGCTGATTGGAACGCTTGTGCTTTCGATTCTTCTTCTGCAATTTTTGGCGTACGTAGAAAACCATATGAAACCTCCCATCATGCATTTGGCTAAAATCCGGATGAAGCAAATCGGGACGGATGCCATTAATGAGGCTATCGCCTCGCAGGTGGCCAAGGGGGAAGACGCGCAGCAGCTGATTGACTGGAAAATGGACTCCTCCGGAAAAGTATCCGGGTTTATGCTGAATGCTGCCGAACATATGAAAATCACTTCAGACACCTTTAAAGTGGTGCAGGATACTCTGCAAAATAAACATATGCTGTCGGAAAGCATCCCTCTGGGGCAGGCGCTGGGCAGTCCGATCCTCGCCTCTTTCGGACCGAATATTCCGATTCGCATCGAACCGCAAGGGGCGGTTAAAGTGGATTTGAATACAAGGGAAAAGGATGCCGGCATCAACATGGTACTGGTAGAGGTTTACATACATGTTACCGTCGAAGTAGCGGTTGTCATTCCGTTTGATATGGAGCCTGAAGTTATTGATACGGAGATCCCGGTTTCTTACCTGATGGTTGTCGGGGATGTGCCGATGTATTATTACAACAGTCAGGGGCAGCCGATTGGGAATAACGGGATTAATGCCCCGAATATTGCTTTGCCTGGCATTACGAATAAGGGCGCTGCAGGCCATGGCGATCAGGGTCAGGGGGGGCTTGCCGTTCCGGGTATATCTTCGGGTGAAAATGGCGGGACGAAAGAAAAAGCTGGATCAACCGAATCGAAATAA
- a CDS encoding RNA polymerase sigma factor: MLIQKEMEDLYPKLKYFCMNMTGNSWDAEDLAHDSMLKALVFCQKESSGKRRPSFPLLATIARNHWIDQLRKQSRETLGETADEPAHEKPLEQLLSGLDTLMERLTPKQLLAFVLKDIFEYRLSDIADSLELNETAVKSLLHRARRKLNMNETPEIPASSSEWEQVDADWFQRQLLVAIRMEQPELLKRLAVSLRSKNPVTTARLHRAARQPTCNSLFIEFSAA; encoded by the coding sequence ATGTTAATCCAAAAGGAAATGGAAGATCTGTACCCGAAACTTAAATATTTTTGCATGAACATGACGGGAAATTCTTGGGACGCCGAGGATTTAGCGCATGATTCCATGCTTAAAGCTTTGGTGTTCTGCCAAAAGGAATCATCCGGCAAGCGCCGGCCCAGCTTTCCGCTGCTCGCGACGATCGCCCGCAACCACTGGATTGACCAGCTTCGCAAACAAAGCCGCGAAACCCTGGGCGAAACAGCCGACGAACCGGCTCATGAAAAGCCGCTGGAACAGCTGCTTAGCGGGCTGGATACGTTGATGGAGCGCCTGACGCCCAAACAGCTGCTGGCGTTTGTTCTGAAGGATATATTTGAATATCGCCTGTCCGATATTGCCGATTCGCTTGAATTGAATGAAACTGCCGTCAAATCGCTGCTGCATCGGGCACGCCGCAAATTGAACATGAACGAGACGCCGGAGATTCCGGCATCCTCTTCGGAGTGGGAGCAGGTCGATGCCGACTGGTTCCAGCGCCAGCTGCTGGTCGCGATCCGGATGGAGCAGCCGGAACTGCTCAAAAGACTGGCCGTTTCCCTGCGGTCCAAAAATCCGGTTACGACAGCTCGTCTACATCGCGCTGCTCGTCAGCCAACCTGCAATTCCTTGTTCATTGAATTCAGTGCGGCGTAG
- the clpP gene encoding ATP-dependent Clp endopeptidase proteolytic subunit ClpP, which produces MNTIPYVVEQSRLGERSYDIYSRLLKDRIVFLGSEVNDHVANSIIAQLLFLAADDPEKEISLYINSPGGSISAGFAILDTMDYIKPEVSTICMGMAASMGAFLFLGGAKGKRYALPNSEFMLHQPLGGAQGQASDIEITARRLLKTKEKVNLFIAEKTGQPLEKIYQDADRDFFLTAEEALEYGIVDRIITQPLA; this is translated from the coding sequence ATGAATACGATCCCTTATGTCGTTGAGCAATCCCGCCTTGGAGAACGTTCGTATGACATATATTCCAGATTGCTGAAAGACCGCATCGTTTTCCTCGGATCCGAAGTCAATGATCATGTGGCGAACAGCATCATTGCCCAGCTTTTGTTTCTGGCCGCCGATGATCCAGAGAAAGAAATTTCGCTGTATATCAACAGTCCGGGAGGATCGATCTCCGCTGGTTTCGCGATCCTCGATACGATGGATTACATCAAACCGGAGGTCAGCACGATCTGTATGGGAATGGCGGCTTCCATGGGGGCGTTCCTCTTTCTCGGAGGCGCCAAGGGTAAACGCTATGCGCTGCCAAACAGCGAATTTATGCTGCATCAGCCGCTTGGAGGCGCCCAGGGACAGGCCAGCGACATTGAAATTACCGCCCGCAGGCTTCTGAAGACCAAGGAAAAGGTGAACCTCTTCATCGCCGAAAAAACAGGGCAACCTTTGGAAAAAATTTATCAGGACGCCGACCGCGATTTCTTTCTTACTGCGGAAGAAGCGCTCGAATACGGCATCGTGGACCGGATCATTACGCAGCCGCTGGCATGA
- the uxaC gene encoding glucuronate isomerase yields MKGISTEHLLLTTDSAKRLYHDYAKGMPILDYHNHLNPEDIAADRQFRNITEMWLHGDHYKWRAMRWLGVEERLITGDASDKEKFMAWAGCVPRMIGNPLFHWTQLELKRYFDVQEPLNAETAEKIWNRCNERLSEPQLRAAGILDAFRVKIACTTDDPADHLAAHQQIAKNPQGAAKVIPAFRPDRALDITNGDFADYIRKLAQAANQDIQSYDNLLQAMQKRIDFFHEQGCRLSDHGFGIFPYEKATEKEAGQIFAKALAGGSISLAEEHKYRTYTLLMLGRMYHARGWAMQLHIGAIRNNNERMFEQLGRDAGYDSILDYHLAASLNGFLSELDRDGQLPKTIVYSLYSSHYEMIATTVGNFQSSEAEGKMQLGAAWWFHDQKEGMLKQLTALSSMGLISTFVGMLTDSRSLMSFPRHEYFRRVLCRLLGQWMEEGELPLDYDWIGKIVQDICYHNAERYFQMS; encoded by the coding sequence ATGAAGGGAATTTCCACGGAGCATTTGCTATTGACGACCGACAGCGCCAAGCGGTTGTATCATGATTACGCCAAAGGGATGCCGATTCTGGATTACCACAATCATTTGAATCCGGAGGATATCGCGGCGGACCGCCAGTTTCGCAATATAACGGAAATGTGGCTTCATGGGGACCATTACAAGTGGAGAGCCATGCGGTGGCTTGGCGTGGAGGAGCGTTTGATTACGGGCGATGCCTCGGACAAGGAGAAATTTATGGCTTGGGCTGGCTGTGTTCCGCGGATGATCGGCAACCCGCTTTTTCATTGGACGCAGCTGGAGCTTAAGCGTTATTTTGATGTTCAGGAACCCCTTAATGCGGAGACGGCTGAAAAGATCTGGAACCGCTGCAACGAGCGTTTGAGCGAGCCGCAACTTAGGGCGGCAGGTATTTTGGATGCTTTTCGCGTCAAGATTGCCTGCACGACGGATGATCCCGCGGATCACCTCGCGGCGCATCAGCAAATCGCCAAGAATCCGCAAGGAGCAGCCAAGGTGATTCCGGCCTTCCGGCCCGACAGGGCTTTAGATATAACGAATGGGGATTTTGCGGATTACATCCGCAAGCTGGCACAAGCGGCTAATCAGGATATTCAAAGCTATGACAATCTATTACAAGCGATGCAGAAGCGGATTGATTTTTTCCATGAGCAGGGATGCCGGTTATCGGATCACGGATTCGGTATTTTTCCTTATGAGAAGGCGACGGAAAAAGAAGCAGGGCAAATTTTCGCTAAGGCGCTTGCAGGCGGCAGCATTTCGCTCGCGGAAGAGCATAAGTACCGGACGTATACTTTGCTGATGCTGGGCCGAATGTATCACGCGCGGGGCTGGGCGATGCAGCTGCACATCGGGGCGATCCGCAATAACAATGAACGGATGTTCGAGCAGCTCGGCAGGGATGCCGGCTATGATTCCATTCTTGACTACCATTTGGCCGCTTCCCTCAATGGTTTCCTGAGCGAGCTGGACCGGGACGGCCAATTGCCAAAAACCATTGTGTACAGCTTGTATTCCTCCCATTACGAGATGATTGCCACGACGGTCGGGAATTTCCAATCATCCGAGGCTGAAGGCAAAATGCAGCTTGGCGCGGCGTGGTGGTTCCATGACCAAAAAGAGGGGATGTTGAAACAGCTGACGGCTTTGTCGTCCATGGGCTTAATCAGCACTTTTGTCGGGATGCTGACGGATTCGCGCAGCTTGATGTCGTTTCCGCGACATGAATATTTCCGCCGGGTGTTATGCAGGCTGCTGGGGCAGTGGATGGAGGAAGGGGAGCTTCCGCTGGATTACGACTGGATCGGCAAAATCGTGCAGGATATTTGTTATCACAACGCCGAGCGTTATTTTCAAATGTCATAA
- a CDS encoding GntR family transcriptional regulator, which translates to MDERMLQQSGSAGNAVYQQLKQQIVNLDLPPGTTLSEKETSLTFQVSRTPVRESFVRLAQEGLVLVLPQRGTRVSLIDSDMVEEARFMREQLEKAVIRLACEAFPDDKLSAVESNLAEQQQAIQRHDGKRMFELDEAFHRILFEGCSKSGTWNVIQQMNAHLNRTRVLWLWTDPHWELLYEQHQDMFLAVKKRDADQAESIMQEHMRLSIANLPVLKARYPEYFK; encoded by the coding sequence ATGGATGAACGTATGCTTCAACAATCCGGATCAGCCGGAAATGCCGTATACCAGCAGCTTAAACAGCAGATTGTCAATCTGGACCTGCCCCCTGGAACCACTCTTTCCGAAAAAGAAACCTCTTTGACATTCCAGGTAAGCAGGACTCCGGTACGCGAAAGCTTTGTCCGGCTCGCTCAGGAAGGTCTCGTACTTGTTCTTCCCCAACGCGGAACCCGGGTCTCGCTGATCGACTCTGATATGGTTGAAGAGGCCCGGTTTATGCGCGAGCAGCTTGAAAAAGCCGTGATCCGGCTGGCCTGCGAAGCATTTCCGGATGATAAGCTCTCCGCCGTTGAAAGCAATCTCGCCGAACAGCAGCAAGCCATACAGCGGCATGACGGGAAACGGATGTTTGAACTGGATGAGGCCTTTCACCGGATATTGTTCGAAGGCTGCAGCAAAAGCGGCACCTGGAACGTGATCCAGCAAATGAATGCCCATCTGAACCGCACCCGCGTTCTGTGGCTCTGGACAGACCCGCATTGGGAACTTCTGTATGAGCAACACCAGGATATGTTTCTTGCGGTAAAAAAGCGGGATGCGGACCAGGCAGAGAGTATCATGCAGGAGCATATGCGTCTTAGCATCGCAAACCTCCCCGTGCTTAAAGCACGTTATCCGGAGTATTTCAAATGA
- the uxuA gene encoding mannonate dehydratase codes for MRMVFRWFGEGNDTVSLGQIKQIPGVEGIVWALHDIPAGEAWPMERIREVHNQAAKFNLHLDVVESVNVHEDIKLGLSTRDQYIQNYITTMERLAQVGVKVICYNFMPVFDWTRTELHKKMNDGSTALFFEKSRIDGIDPFTFVEQINQNSTLTMPGWEPERLSHLTSLFEAYKDVSSEDLWGHLAYFLKAVVPAAERLGIQMAIHPDDPPWPIFGLPRIMTSQENLRRLLALVDSPSNGITLCSGSLGANPDNDIIAMIHEFHDRIPFAHIRNVRVYDNGDFIETSHRTQDGTVDITGIVKAYHDHSFSGYARPDHGRHLWGEECRPGYGLYDRALGIMYLWGLWDALERIQPMDRKEGIV; via the coding sequence ATGCGTATGGTATTCCGCTGGTTCGGCGAAGGAAATGACACCGTTTCGCTCGGCCAGATCAAACAAATTCCCGGCGTTGAAGGCATTGTTTGGGCGCTGCATGATATTCCGGCAGGAGAAGCATGGCCCATGGAGAGAATCCGGGAGGTTCACAATCAGGCGGCAAAATTCAATCTCCACCTCGATGTGGTCGAAAGCGTCAATGTACATGAAGACATCAAGCTTGGCCTTTCGACCCGCGACCAGTATATCCAAAACTACATCACCACGATGGAACGCTTGGCACAGGTAGGCGTTAAAGTCATCTGCTATAATTTCATGCCTGTTTTTGATTGGACTCGTACGGAGCTGCATAAAAAGATGAACGACGGCTCAACTGCTCTCTTTTTCGAAAAATCGCGAATCGACGGAATCGATCCGTTTACGTTTGTGGAGCAAATCAACCAAAACAGCACGCTGACCATGCCGGGCTGGGAACCTGAGCGGCTTTCGCATTTGACCTCCCTGTTCGAGGCGTATAAGGACGTATCGTCGGAAGATCTTTGGGGACATCTCGCCTATTTCCTGAAAGCCGTCGTACCGGCTGCGGAGCGGTTAGGCATCCAAATGGCAATTCATCCGGATGATCCGCCATGGCCGATCTTTGGCCTGCCCCGCATCATGACCAGCCAGGAAAACCTGCGCCGATTGCTTGCATTGGTCGACAGCCCTTCGAACGGGATCACATTATGCAGCGGCTCGCTTGGCGCTAACCCGGACAATGACATCATTGCCATGATTCATGAATTCCATGACCGGATTCCGTTTGCCCATATCCGCAACGTCCGCGTCTACGATAACGGCGATTTCATCGAAACCTCCCACCGTACCCAGGACGGCACCGTTGATATCACCGGCATCGTCAAAGCGTACCATGACCATAGCTTCAGCGGATACGCAAGACCCGACCATGGCCGCCATCTGTGGGGCGAAGAATGCAGACCGGGATACGGCCTTTATGACCGCGCACTCGGCATCATGTACCTGTGGGGTCTGTGGGATGCCCTGGAGCGGATCCAGCCTATGGACAGAAAAGAGGGAATCGTATGA